The Verrucomicrobiota bacterium genomic sequence AAGATAAGCGTGATCGGACTAGGTAAGGAAACAGATAGAGATGCTGAATTTTTAAAAGACATCGCGAAACGAAGTGGTGGTAGAATTTTCTTTAACGAAAATCCGGTAGACTTACCTGCCTTATTCGCACAAGAGACCGTAACAGTGGCTAGGTCAGCATTCATAGATCAAGAAGTGCCTTGGCTAGCAACTCCAGGCTGGTCTCAAATAGCAAGCAGTAACCTTGATGGGCCAGAGCAAGTGAATGGTTATAACTTAAGTTATCTTAAATCGGATGCTACTGCCGCAGTGGTGAGTGGCGATTCATATCGAGCACCCCTGATAGCATTTTGGCAACGTGGTGCAGGAAAAGTGGCAGCTGTTACTTTCCCTTTGGGTGGGGAGTATTCCGAGGAAGTCAGGCAGTGGAGTGGCTATGCCGATTTTATTCGCACCACAATAAGGTGGTTAAAAGGGGCAGATATTCCATCTGGTCTTTTTGTTGATACTCAACTGTTTGGCAACGAACTAGAGATTAATTTTTACCATTCAAATAATTGGACTGAAACCCTAGCAGAAAATACACCTCAAATTCTTATTTCCTTAGGCTCTACGAAGACTGTGGAGAAATTGCTATGGGAGAAAATGAAGCCCGGTCATTATCAAGCTAGGAAAAAAATTTCTGCGGGAGAGCGACTTAGAGGAGTGGTGCAAATGAATGAGATTCAAATTCCCTTTGGTCCTATCACAAATGGAGAAAATGCAGAATGGGCACGAAACAAAAGTCGCTTGCAGGAATTGGAAGAGATTTCAAGATTAAGCGGAGGGCAGATGAGGCTGGATCTTTCGGATGCTTGGAAAAGAGAGGGCAGAATGGTTGATAAAGACCTGACTATTTTTCTTTTGTCTGTGGTATTAATACTCCTCTTATTAGAAGCTTGGATTACGAGAATGGACCTGGACCTAGTAGCACTGGCTAAAACTCAGATAAAGAGATTTAAAGCTTAGTCTAAAACCGAATAAACTAAATGAGAAAATTGTCGCAAGCTTCGCGGCTTAGGTGCTCCACTTCTTCTATCAACTGCGTTAGCTCAAAGTCCAAGTCTTTAAAAATCACTGCATCTTTAGGTATGGCAGCATTGATAATAACCTCACCGCTGTCACCAATCTTCATTAAATTGGTAATGAGATCAGCTACGTGGAGAATGATAGTTTCAGTGTAGAACCCAGAAGTTTGCGTAGGTTTATGGTGGTTTTCTACGACGTCATAAATTCTTGGCGGCAGTTTCCAGTTTTTCATGATCCGACAAGCAAGATCTGCATGATTGAAGCGAAAAATTTCATTTTCAGCTTCTATTACAGATATCCTCTTTGTCTCAGCTAGCTTGATAGCTTGGTCTGACTTTGCAGGTAGGTTTTTAAAGACTACAAGTCTACCTATATCATGTAGGAGGCCAGTAACAAAATAAGGTTCAAGATTCGTTTCACCTCGCTGAGTAGCAATCTGACGTGCACATATACCGGTGGCAACACTGTGCCTCCAGTATGACTCCATGCTAAATCCCTTTATATTGATACCTTGAAAAATACGCATGACGGAAGCACTTACTACTAAATCACGAAGTTGTGCTAAGCCAATCATAGTTAGAGCCTGCGAGATAGTTTCAATGCGTGAGGCAAATCCATAGAAGGAACTGTTGGCAATTTTTAATAAACGCGCGGAGAGTGCACCATCTGTGTTAATAACACATTCCACTGATGATGGAGAGCAGTCTGGTTTCTTGAGCTCACGATCTAGCACTGTAACCACGTCTGGCAGCGAGGGGACGGTTTCCGCTAATTTTTCTAGCGGGCTTACTTGTTCACTCATGGTGATAGGAAGGTTCTAATTATCTTGGATTCGTTTTTTGAGTGTTTGATCCACGCATTTATCAACGATTGTTTTAAGCGTGGTATCGTCTTCTAAGTTTCCTATTAAATTCGTTATCAACTCCTGCTCAACTTTTGTTATGAGCTCCGGTTCACACTGATCCCTGATATTCGCAAGACCTCCTTCAATCTCAACAGCAGAAATGTCGCGATTAATTAATACTTCTATGTGTTTTTCCGTTAGCTCAGCGCCATCAGGTATCAATAATGCGTCAGAAGCATCGCGAACTTCTTTGGCTAATTTCATCCCAGGTTTAAGATCTTTAACGCTTGCCTTAGACATAATTTCTAACCTCAGATTGACCAAAGTCATAGTTAAAATCGACGTATCTTCCTATGATCTTAATACTTTCTCAGATTTTTCTTCAAAAAATCTGTAAATACTTAGATAATGCTTATCCCTTGTTAGATGTTAACCCCTTGATTTACAAAAGGTTATGAAGGTTCTTATGGGATCTTTAACTCAACTTACCCAGCATGGGTTCATATCGCCAAGTTGCATCCTAGCCATTCAGTCGACTTTTCAATAAAATATGGAGCCAGATATAAAGTTTTTTTGATCAAGGCCGATTTCAAAACTGAAGCACTCCGTAGCTAAATATGAAAGTTCTTAGTATAGATGACTCAAAAATTGTGCACAGGGTAGTCACCAAAGCGCTAAAGAATTTTGATGTCGAAGTGTTGACTGCGCCGAACGGAATGGAGGGCTTTATTAAAGCTAGACAAGAGATCCCCGATCTCATTGTTCTAGATGTTAATATGCCCATAATGAATGGCTATGAAACGCTAGAAAAACTAAAGCAAACCTCTGAGACGGCAGCTATTCCGGTGATCATGATGACTTCAGAAGAAGGTGCTAAAAGTCAAGAAAGGGCCTTTGAAGCCGGTACATGGATGTATCTAGTAAAACCTTTTGAAGATGATGTATTTATTAATTCAGTCATGTCTCTTATTCCGCTAGCACCGAGAGCTGAGCAAGCCTAAGCATTTATCAAAATATCCAACTCCTTTAGATCTTTTTCACTCTGCATAGAGGCACTAGTTTGCTAAAGATTTGGTGTGTCAAAATCAGATTTAGGTGCTTTGGATGAAGCCAGAATGCGCGAAAAGGCTTGGATTGGAGATGCCGTTTTAGCTCTCTTTTCTAGAATCTGGTTGTTGGAGCATAAAGATTTCAAGCACCAGGAGCTTAGAAATAAAATTTTTATTCGCATGACCTCAAATCGGTTCCTGTCATCCCTAGGGGAACCTACAAAAGTTGAGGCGGAGATTGGCTTGGTATATGAACGAGAAGGGCTAGAGTCAGCTTTTAGTTATCTAGAAGGATCGGTAGTCCCCCTTGTTAATAGTCAGTTGGCTAATCTTAGAAAGAGTAATCCAGGTAAAAAACTAGCAGACCTTGTTTAGTTATAAGCGAACTACTTCAAACGCTTACAGTTCGACCGAGCAATTTGGCCCCGATGTGCTACAACGCTCTGGTGGTTTTGTTGAATTATCCAGTATGATTAGGGCACCAGATTTTTGGGAGACGATCATGCTATTCTCCTCAGGCCCATCATCGAGAAAGCTAGCTTGTAGTTCATCTACTAGTGCCGAATAGAATAAAATAGGTGCTTCGATAATGCCTAAATCCTGACGTAAAATCGCATATAGCTCCCAGCCATTCATGTCCTCCATCACAATGTCTGAGATAATCAAATTGTAGGAATTACCTTTAAGGAGCTCTAGAGCGGAAGTTCCTGAACTAGATGCTGTGACATAGGCACCATACTGCCCCCTCAACTTAGTTATGGCTCTTTGGCAAGACATCGCATCATCTGTATAGAGAATTTTTCTAGTCTAATATGTTCTAATAGAGAGATGGATTGTTACGGATTGACACATTGTAATAATTCATAAAAGGGACTCAATTCACTTTTAGCTTCGCAAAAAAGGAAAGACAAAAAATCAATACAGGATCAATCACAATCTGTATATTATACAAGATACGAACTGCTTGGCAGATGGTGATTTCTAAAGTAAGCGACTCAAGGGTAAAGATTCTGCATGTTAGATAGGCTCTTTAGGATAGAGTCTTTTAGCTCCTTTGGCTCTAGGACTTTGGCATGAGGACCCCAACTTAGAATCCAGCGCTCTATCTCGGGCAAGCTATTGATAGTAAGAGTTAATTCAAGGCTGTTGTCAGCTAGAGAAATTATATTTTGGGAGGGATGCCAAAGCCTTTCTTGAATCAATCTGGAAGCCCATGAATCGAAAGCTATGCGAACTTCGTAAGTTTGCTGGCCAGAAAAAACACCAAAGCTATTCTTGAGCATCTCAGATATCGAGAAATCCTCTGCTATAGTAAATGTTTGAGAGCCTAATTCAACAGACTCGATTCTCGGTAATGCGAAAGTTCGGATTTCGGATCGATCTAAATCGAAAGCAAAGAGATACCACTGATTATCAATAGAAGCCAGGTGGTATGGCTGTACATGGCGCAACTCGTTCTCCTGAGCGGATAGTTTTTTGTATAAAAATGAGATCTCTCTTGACTGAGTAACTGCTGTACTGAGACGCTCAAATAACTCCAAGTCTGCTACAGTTGTTCCAAGTGAATGAAATGAGAAAAAAGAATCCCAGTGGCCTAGTTCAAAAGATACCTGATCTCTTAAACCATCTGTTAGCTTATGAAATGCAGCCTGCAGTGGTTTTTCAAATACGGTGCCTCTATATTGTGCCATAGCTTTTTGAGCTACATAGAGGGCTACAAGTTCACCTTCGGAGACTTGAACGGTCGGAAAGCTTGTTACAGCCTCCGTGTAATAATAGCCAAATTTCTTTTGATTATATTCTATGGGAAGACACAGCTGGTCCCTCATAAAGTCGATGTCTCTCTGGATTGTCTTAGCAGCCACTTCGAGAAGAGCTCCTAATTTACGGCAGTTCGGGTGAATGTTTTTTTGCAGTTGTTCATGGATTCTTAGCATGCGAGCTAAGGGTGGTCTAGATGCTTTCCTAGGCATGGTAACTAAGAGCTTAAAATTTTATGGATAGCTTTCCAGCAATTGGGGGAGATAAGCATCCATGGATGCATTAACACAGGCACTTGCAAATTATTTGCGCTAGCAACATGACTACTATTCGCTGGGATAATCATAAGATCGAAGGGTGTCCAAATGGAACTAAAGGAGATTTCTTGTAATTGAGTGATATCCCTGTTTAAGTCTTGTAAGAATGGACTATTTGGACGCATTTGGCGCGCTGCTTCATTAAAACGGGCATAAGCTGTAATTGTTCCGTAATGAGGCGTTGCTAGGGTAATAAATTTATCTACACGCTTAAGGCCTCCTAGCCTCTGTAAATAATATCTACTTACAAGGCCACCCATGCTGAACGAAATTAATTGATATTTTGACGGTAGATTCGTATTGGCATATCGGTCTACTTGTAAGGCTAATTCCTCAAGGCCTAAGGAGCCATCTGGTGGCGCTAAATCAAAGGCATGGGTTTTCCAGCCATGTTCCTCGAGATGTAGCCTCATCCTCCGAAATACGCGAGAGGTATCATCTATTCCATGAATAAGCAGTATATCTTTATTTATAGAGAAAATCCTAAGTGCTCACTAGAAAGATTCAATCCAGTTTATTCTAATCAGTTGAAGTGTGGATAAGGATTAGTATATTAGAGTGTTTAGTTAGATAAGCATGATTAATAAAAATCTAACGGGATAAAGAACAAGGACCTAAGGATGCAAAGACAGTAAAGCCTGTATGTATAGGTAAAGACGCTCAGTTTCTTGCCAAATTGTCGACCGTTTATTCTTTTTACTAAAAATATTGAGCGTTAGATATACCTAAGATAATAATGACTAAAGTTATTAGATTTTAACGATTAGCATAGTATGCTCGGAGATGTAATTTTACTATCATTATGGTGGAAGATAGCTTAAATTGTACATAGGAGAATTGGCTTACTCTACTTCATATAATATGAGCGCTAAAGACTACGAAGCGTGCGCCAACAACAGGCATCTAGGACTGGATGAGGATGCATCCTCTACAGTAAACTACGAGATGCTAATGGCGAGTGTTGCCCATGATTATAACAATACACTAGCCGTTATTCAGGCAAATTTACAGCTCTTAAACTCATCAGAGAGATTGCAAGATTTCCTTGATGACGAAGAAAAGGAAATGCTCTCGACTGCTTTACTAGCATGTCAAAGTGGCGCAGAATTAACTAGAAGACTTATAGCCTATACGGGTGTTGGCAAAGAGGAGAAGGTAGAATTAAACGTGCGCGACGTGGTAGTTGAATGCGTTCGGATGTGCCGTAAAGGTTTTGAAGGCGGAGGCGTAGCCCCTGAAATTTTAGTCGGGCCCTCTGTTCTCTCAAGTAAGATTCTCATTGAGATGGGTTATTCAGCGATGACTCACACTGTCATGAACCTCATAAAAAACGCGGTAGAGGCCACTCTAGAGACAAACCGCCTTGACCCCGTCCGCATTCATTTAGACCATGTAGAAGTAGAGGGTAGAAAATGGGTCCATCTCTACGTTGCGGATCGTGGTGCAGGTATCCGAGATGAGGATATGGAACAAATCTTTGTTCCGCGCTTTACAACAAAGAATAAGAAGCAACTCGGCTCGGGACTAGGATTGGCAGGTGCTAGGAACCTAGTTCGTGATGCAGGTGGTGAGATAAGAGCTATTTCTAAATGGGGTCAAGGGACTACCATGACCATTACACTTCCAATTCAACAGATTGGTGAAGTGACAGCCCCGATCGGTCAAATCAAAAGACCGGGCAAAGCAATACCTGCTAATCAGAACGAGAGAGCAATGCGTGCTGTTACGCAACATGATATAGTTGAAGAAGCCAA encodes the following:
- a CDS encoding HDOD domain-containing protein, whose protein sequence is MSEQVSPLEKLAETVPSLPDVVTVLDRELKKPDCSPSSVECVINTDGALSARLLKIANSSFYGFASRIETISQALTMIGLAQLRDLVVSASVMRIFQGINIKGFSMESYWRHSVATGICARQIATQRGETNLEPYFVTGLLHDIGRLVVFKNLPAKSDQAIKLAETKRISVIEAENEIFRFNHADLACRIMKNWKLPPRIYDVVENHHKPTQTSGFYTETIILHVADLITNLMKIGDSGEVIINAAIPKDAVIFKDLDFELTQLIEEVEHLSREACDNFLI
- a CDS encoding response regulator, which translates into the protein MKVLSIDDSKIVHRVVTKALKNFDVEVLTAPNGMEGFIKARQEIPDLIVLDVNMPIMNGYETLEKLKQTSETAAIPVIMMTSEEGAKSQERAFEAGTWMYLVKPFEDDVFINSVMSLIPLAPRAEQA
- a CDS encoding ribonuclease III domain-containing protein, translating into MSKSDLGALDEARMREKAWIGDAVLALFSRIWLLEHKDFKHQELRNKIFIRMTSNRFLSSLGEPTKVEAEIGLVYEREGLESAFSYLEGSVVPLVNSQLANLRKSNPGKKLADLV
- a CDS encoding response regulator translates to MLYTDDAMSCQRAITKLRGQYGAYVTASSSGTSALELLKGNSYNLIISDIVMEDMNGWELYAILRQDLGIIEAPILFYSALVDELQASFLDDGPEENSMIVSQKSGALIILDNSTKPPERCSTSGPNCSVEL
- a CDS encoding WYL domain-containing protein; translated protein: MPRKASRPPLARMLRIHEQLQKNIHPNCRKLGALLEVAAKTIQRDIDFMRDQLCLPIEYNQKKFGYYYTEAVTSFPTVQVSEGELVALYVAQKAMAQYRGTVFEKPLQAAFHKLTDGLRDQVSFELGHWDSFFSFHSLGTTVADLELFERLSTAVTQSREISFLYKKLSAQENELRHVQPYHLASIDNQWYLFAFDLDRSEIRTFALPRIESVELGSQTFTIAEDFSISEMLKNSFGVFSGQQTYEVRIAFDSWASRLIQERLWHPSQNIISLADNSLELTLTINSLPEIERWILSWGPHAKVLEPKELKDSILKSLSNMQNLYP
- a CDS encoding alpha/beta fold hydrolase translates to MFSINKDILLIHGIDDTSRVFRRMRLHLEEHGWKTHAFDLAPPDGSLGLEELALQVDRYANTNLPSKYQLISFSMGGLVSRYYLQRLGGLKRVDKFITLATPHYGTITAYARFNEAARQMRPNSPFLQDLNRDITQLQEISFSSIWTPFDLMIIPANSSHVASANNLQVPVLMHPWMLISPNCWKAIHKILSS
- a CDS encoding ATP-binding protein, which gives rise to MSAKDYEACANNRHLGLDEDASSTVNYEMLMASVAHDYNNTLAVIQANLQLLNSSERLQDFLDDEEKEMLSTALLACQSGAELTRRLIAYTGVGKEEKVELNVRDVVVECVRMCRKGFEGGGVAPEILVGPSVLSSKILIEMGYSAMTHTVMNLIKNAVEATLETNRLDPVRIHLDHVEVEGRKWVHLYVADRGAGIRDEDMEQIFVPRFTTKNKKQLGSGLGLAGARNLVRDAGGEIRAISKWGQGTTMTITLPIQQIGEVTAPIGQIKRPGKAIPANQNERAMRAVTQHDIVEEANRLQRHAGIRNSRNIYVVDDERIVGVAISRMIQRLKRAQNEVIYLPSGEELIMRISEDKTLPEWIFIDYSMPGMNGVETLRRIFSMAGHDEQEIKKMGVVILSGMQVEEKAELIEEYPHINFFSKPFSMESMQRLFEKADGGSIKASLKSTSNLKLPPIAKPTLKALSALKN